Within the Plasmodium relictum strain SGS1 genome assembly, chromosome: 12 genome, the region attttttaaatatttatttacatgAAAAAttcaatataaaaattttcaaaattcctaattctttaaaaaattatcttgATTCATTGAATTCAGAAGAACTACTTTAATTAATTGTAACAGGTATTCTAAatttactataaaaaaattttcaaggGATATTAATCATAggcataaataaatattatattattatatgatATGAATTATTGTGTACCATAACTTTTgattatttcatatttttttttatttgaataatacttaaatatataaatttaaaatttttttttttttttttatcataattatgtatatttttttatgtaattattattatattttgtatatatatattattcattataattcctttttatatttataaatgtgttataaaatttaaaaggaataaataaaattctatgctttttatcattaacattgtttttaatatatatatttgcagaagaagaaaatatgtcttttttaatatcttgtattttctttttaattaaaaagcaTAATCccattatattattataaaaaaaaacattaccaattgtattatttaaaatagaatcattatttatattattgtttTGAATAAATACATTATACTGATCTTGATagttaattaaattttcttgACTTTTCATagcattttttaataaaaaaaaagaggatTTCAAAAGATTCTTGTcattaaattcttttaaatatttattatatataaaatcatCGCATATGGTTCTACttaaatcatttaatttattaaaaaacaaGTCATAATATTCATAATTAATGCATAATGataattcatatttatttataaatatctcATTTCTAATTCTATTAATAGCTTCTTGCCCTACATAACAGCCTTTATCATTAGCTAAATAATTTAGTTTGTCATAATTTAAATCAAAAGGTGATAaatctttaaataaaaaaatatctttttgtatttttgttcgtttttcatcttttaaatcattttcaatcctattcatattattaagGGTATTATGACTAATATTATTCAATGCActatctttaaaaaatatataatctaaatataaattttcaataattCCTAAATTTAACTTAAAATAATCATAAATAAACGTACTTttaagttttaatttttcttgtttttgaaatttacaaaatacattattaatttcattattcattttttcattaactaAATTACTATCATTCTTTGTATTTTCaacatcatttatattttcaatattatttttgcTATTATCAAAATTTCCATTCAACTCTTCTcttgttttattaataactTCGTATATTCTATATCCTAATAGATCACTTCTTTCatcttttgaaaaaaaaaaacttccTTTACTTCCAAAAGTATTTAACAAATCTATGTAAGTACTTGATATAATgtcataattattattattatttagtgATGATATGCAAGGTAATAACTGATAAATATTGATATTTTTCAATTCCTTAAAATAAACATCACAAGATAATTTGCGTTTCTCTAATATATCTAATAATCTCTTCAAGATCTGGATATTGCAGTCTATATAAAATAAGCTAAATAATTTTGCTTCataaatgtattttatattgtatataaaacaatcaaataaaattcttccattgtttaataaaaatagggAGGGTAAACctattattaattctttatattttttgttagtATAATTAATTTCATATCTACTTCTATCAAAGTTATTAGACAAAATATTATTAGGAAAACTCTTATTTAATGTAAACTCATTTTCggttattattttatttaaatcgtTAGTTGTCAAACTTTGaagaaatttaaaagagTCATTCCCCCAAATTTGAATAAGGGTCCTATTTTTTAACTTACaaataaaacatttattcattgaattttaaaatatatatatttatttaatgtgcatatattttttttgtcattttcatatttttcaagctcatattataaaaaacttaatcactaatttttttttttaaactgaaaatttttaagaaattaaGCATATTCATAAAAGTTAATggaaagtaaaaataataaaaaattcaatataaaaaaaatataacttatATATAGATCTctttttacataaattttaagtttttgtatagaaaaaagaaaaaaaaaacaaataaataaacgaataattaaaaaaaaattgtttagcaattcatttattaataattaaaatatggtTCGGTTTATATGCATTATATCTATGCATACTTATGTTTTtcgaaatgaaaaaaaaaaaaattaaaagataaaaagtGCATAatcacataaaaaataaaaatatttttttaatttttattgaattacgaaagaaaatgaaaataatggaagaaaataaatattaaaaatataattatctattaattttattttatgataCCTATTTACTCcatttcataaatatttttaatgaattatttctactttatttttatcaaatttttcttttccttatgatttatatatgttttattgCTATCTTAttcttttctcttttttttttttttttttcccttatctttttttttaatttgtaagTTATTTTTGTTGATATGCAtgtttttttcctttttttcaatttttaacGATTTACATGTGTTAATATTCAAAATATGGGAACATGATGTGTTGTTATTTGAGCAATCAAAGCAATAGTTCACAAATTTTCTGTTATGTGGGATAATAACCGAATTAATAATAGTTAACTGTTTAGATTTTtgaacaaaaatatttaataattctatacttaactttttaaaaaaaggattATCTGAAataactatattttttaagtaatttaattcattcaaataatttaaaaaattcggttcaataataaaattattctgTATAAATAACAGTTTTAAAGAAGTCATATAAACTATatctttttcaatatttagTAACTTATTAGAATTTAATCTTAATTCCTGGACATTACAGAAATGAGAACCAAAACAGAATTctctaattttattaaaagaaagggatatttttttcaacttTGCCATTTGCTTTGTTGGTTTAATAAATGTTTTAATATTGTTgttctttaaaattaatgtttctaaattttttaaatttgacAAATTGGGaactttttctatttcattgTATGCTAAAATTAATGTTTTTAAACTTGTTAAATGGCATATGCtatctattattttaattttattatttgataaatttaaatatattaggttatttatattatttaaaaaatcaacATTACATatcaaattattttctaatataattttctgtaaatttaaattcatttCAATCATTTTcaaatcttttattttattttgactTAAATCaattttatctaaatttttcatttgataTAATTCTTCACATTCTTCTATATTCTTATTTCTTAAAGTAAGTTCCTTGCAATTTGAAATATCTCCATCTTTAATAATAgaagaaatttttaatacagttaatttttttatgttttcatctcttgttttttctttgttttcatttattttgttatccatatttatgataatatgaaatatttagTATATCCTATCAATTATGAAATTTGTAGTAATAAGGAATTcaacatattttaataaatatcaCAATGCTTTATactctttattatttaaactttttatttctttcttttttttttcttagagAATATTTTATAGATAATTGAACTTTCAAGAATATAAATTAGaaaagtaaattaaaaaatttacatcaaaatatttaacaaaaagaaaaatcaaaattatatttttgttctagaaaaaacatttttttttttttaaataataataaaaaaacttaCAACCTAACAAAATAGGAataatcttttaaattttacaattataaataaaaatattatttaaaaaaactaataaCAAAAgcaatatttaaaaattttctctTGATAAAAtgtacaaattttttttctttttgtatatatatattttataataaaaataaaaaatataatgctTAATGCTatctataaaataaatgatttttaattttaatttttttgttatattttataaaaatagaaaaaaaccTTAAAAGaactaaaatattttcatttgtaaaaaaacaaaaaaaaaaaaaaaagataataacaaaaaaaaggggcatatttttttaattacgaAAAAAcataacaaattaaaaaaactacaaaatctaaaaaaaaagtgaaaaacagaaaaaaataaagccaaaaaaaaaaaaaaagtgttatAATACTatgttctttattttatttttttttaaaattatatctgGATTCTAGCATAGGATATGTAATGATAACCTCCTTTAGAACTGTTATGAATCTTTTCTATAGACCTTTTATGAGCTTCAAAATTTTCTGGGTTTTCTTTCATTTCTTTCATTTTATGTTCTGcattttctataattttctttttcataatattccttctcttaaaaatattttttaatttggaTATTCCTTTTAATGATAGAAATTTTTTCCATAAGTTTTTAAAAACGTTTTTTAAAGCCATATCAATTCTTTGTAGAACTTTGAATTctgattttaaaatattccaTACAGCTAAACCAGCCATAGGAACGAACATATAAGGACCAATTGATGCAAAAAGTCCAACAGAGAAAACACTTTTCATAGCAGTTTCAGTTGATTTAGCTATTGTAGTGCTAACATCTAATGGAAAACATAATGTTTTTGGTGGTGGATAAGTAGTAGCAAAACAACTTGTAGGTGGGCCCATTCCAATATCATTAGCATGTTGTGCTATATCCATTGCACTTAACATTGTGTAAGCAGACAAAGCCCCAAGTGtcataaatgataatatttcTTTCATTCTACTTTGTTGTCTTTCCCTTTGCCATTTTCCAATAAAGTGACCAAAATAAGGAGCTTGCACATAAAACATTTGACTTAAGTAAGGTAATTGCATCTGCGTAAGAATAATTTTAGTTAACTTAAGTGAAAATGCTGATGTCAAAGATACACCATATTTCATGGCTTTTAATTCCTTCTTCATTGATTTGGAAAGCATATTATCGAAATAATGCAAAGCAGCATCACCCCCAATAATCATTTTAAAACTGTGAACAAAGTCTTTATCACTAATTTTATTTCCAAAAGCATTCTTAGAAAATTTCTCTTCGTAAGTTTTCAAGCTATCAGGATTTTTCATATGTTGTAATGCAAATGATGAAATAACTTTCCACACTGAGGAGCATTGATCGGCACACATAGAATTTTGAAATTCTCTAAGTCTTTCCTCGTGAGGTAAAGTGGCGTACCTTGGATTTATAGCCATCATACCTGGGTTTCTAGCTACACCAAAGGGTTCTCGTAAATGTTTATATGTACTTATATTAACTATATGATCCACTATTTCAATAAATGCTTCATTAATCAACCAAGATCCCTCCTGGTCGTGCATTAATTTATGTAATTCACTTACTTTCTCTAATAAGATGAATACCTTTTTTATGTCTATAACTGCACCAAACCATAACGCGTGCTCTACTTTAAAACTAGGTTTCCTTAAAAGCATATTTCCAAgagaaattattttattaaaaaattttctaaatgCGGTTTGTTTAGTGGGTTTAACTGTTcttgaaaatattatattatcttCAATATTACTTTCCAATAGAAATTTGCTATCCTCTACTAATTTATGAACAAAGCCATTGGTTCTAGGGGAATTAGAATTAAGATCCAACCATAAACCTAGAGTTCTTgctaattctttatttaaatatagatcccatttatcattttcgctaaaaaataaatttatctcttttttttctctttctttttgttctattagttcttttttttccattttttttttggtgtCTTCGTTTTCCATGGAATCATCCATATTTTCGTTTGAAGAGTCCTTTAATTCCTTTTCAACTgaattttccattttttgaTTTTCAATTTGctttcttttatattcttcAAAACCTTCTGAATTCCATTTTGATATTAATTTATCAGCATAACTTGGAAATCCTCCATTAGTAAATATTTGTTTGgcaaaaaaaacatttttatcattCTGAGAAAGTTTATCTTTTGACATTAGTTTAGCGTTTTGAATAATTTGCATAGTCGCAATAGTATGTGTAGTAAAACGGATGGATGAAGTAATATATTCTAATAAATATGCAGGTATATGTTGcaacaattttattttagcCAATGTAGTaagcaattttttttttaaaatacctttttttaaagttactACTAATCTACGAAGTTTATGGGGAATTAGTGTAGACGTTGAGGAAGCAAACTTTTCAGAAAGGGTTACAgcttgcattttttttttttcattataataatatgaaacAGGATCTTTCACTGAAAGAactgataatataaataaatttacgTAAAACAAATTTTCATTTCTCGCAATCTCATTTAAATGTTCTATATAATTTCCTCTaacaataaattttaaaggaGAATTTGTCGTTTCTTCTAActgtattaataattttttcgaAGATTCTAAATATGATTTGGATGATGTAGAATGTACACCattcaaatataaataatggcGAATGGAGCTTACATCattcaaaaataatttctttattctTTCACTTTTAGTTAAAAAACTCGCATATCTGTCAATTAATCCATAAAAAACTGATAATGCTTTATTCTTTACTTTATAACTTGAATCAGAAtcaactaattttttttttaatctttcaCCTCTTTTCACGAATTCatcatatataaattttattttattatctttctttttattttcttgtgaattatttatttttataagttgCCTACTATCATACCATAACAAGTATTTGTAAAATTCAGTATACTTATTTTGCTCCATTATAAGTTTTACATAAGAATGATTTGGTTCACTTTTAGAAGagttattttctatttcagCAAATGTTCTTAACAAATCAAAagctttttttaaattcttttgattttctttttctcttatgtctgtttttttaatttcttttttatataaggaGGATTCTTCAAATTCGCACTTTAACATATTAGATGAACTTACCCTTGGGCATACTTTTGAAAATATTCTTATTGCACTAACTGAAAAGGATAAAGAATTTTCATATCCTAAAATATCATTATTGCTAAAAGTGTTATCtaattcataaatatttataagtGTAATAGCATTTAGTACTAATTCTAATAAATCACatgtcatttttttttcaccaATGAATGTTGTAAATCTTCTAGGTCTCAATTCAATGGGAATAAAGGTTATatcctttttaaaaaattttttgggtttataataaatattacacATTTCGTTAAGCATAAAAAAGGTAAAATCAGATTTAGCCAAGATAAGTGTTTCCAATGAATAAAAGGACTTGATTCCTGAAACAAAATAATCGTTAAATGAAAGGTATGCCAAAGATAATAGTAGCATATGTGCTAAGAGATAAATATTGTTTGATGATGctatatataattcataatTGAAACTAATAGAGCTAGATGCCAAATTTCTATAGTCTTTTCTTATTGGCTTTATAAGTTCTCCTAAAGCTAAATTGTGATAGTACAATTtatctaataaattttttcctGGGTTATTCATAAATAAATGACATAGATATTGTTCCATAATCTTGTTGTATTTTGCACTTAACGGATTGTCATTATCATTTCGGAAAAAATTAGCTTTAGTAGCAAAATCATCTTCTTCATATATTTGATTATTATTGGATGAGTTTTGATCATTTGCAGAGTTCTGAATTATATGTAAAATgctataaatttttttttttcctactTGTTTATTTGTCATTAAATTAACTATCATTTCCTTTCTTAATTCTTCTAATGCTCTAGAAAACTCAAAAGATATTTCAATATAATTTCCAGTTTTTTGTGAAGGTGCATTAAGGCGGCAGTAATgtttcatttcttttaaaaaaccATCTCcaatcattttatttaattctaaACTATTTGATGACAAAAATTCTCTACTattataattcatataaCTTGAAAAATGATAGTTCACATTTTCATACTTAGATTTTAAATTTGCATCATTTCCATTTACATCTTCTGAGCCATGATTTCCTATCTCTCCACGAgaattatacattttttcttttattgaaATATCTTGCCCATTATCCTCACAATAGCTATCCATTGCTTCACTACCTGAATTTTTGGAATCAGATGATTTAAATCCATTTTTATCTGCTCTATATATTCCTTCTTCTATTTGATTCTTATCTTTTAAATTGCTCCTTGAATATGCTCCTGAATTCAGATCTTTCTCAATTTCATAAGCACGATTCTTAAAATGCTCATTATCACCTCctttataattattcatttcttttttactaTGAATATCATCTAATTCatgtttttctttatcaatATCTGATCTAATACTACTATTATTTCCATTACCTTCTTCTGTCCCTCTTCTAATTTCATATTCACTCTCATTATTGCCATCAATTCTTTTCTTgtcatttttcttatttccaTTAATATAAGCTCCATGATGCATACTATAGCCAGCATCGTGAC harbors:
- the RON2 gene encoding rhoptry neck protein 2, putative, encoding MLKFFIFILLLYLYVDFILSNEENRNTNNDDSKKNESPTFKENEDAKVIFYMPNSTKDNQQNDNETRRAYINANKGTQSSSLKNSQKNEGNEIIYDKKIHSSSDDSHDSLEREKYREQQKLQLQREYSELSEDDARKFRERNQKRMKDMKTILKKKMDKKKDLKIKGSQTTMYNLSKASHSGDSVAGNKSGTESDSESDSESSSGSSSESSSGSSSESSSGSSSESSSGSSSGSSSESSSGSSSESSSESSSESSSESDGDVQQRIIPYGAHKEMNENDRKRRYLSNLKIRLGGGKGKYVVNKELNKEKSIHHGTNGSNGSESYGGGSHGGSHDASYSIQHGTNGSNGSERYGGGGYGGSHDAGYSMHHGAYINGNKKNDKKRIDGNNESEYEIRRGTEEGNGNNSSIRSDIDKEKHELDDIHSKKEMNNYKGGDNEHFKNRAYEIEKDLNSGAYSRSNLKDKNQIEEGIYRADKNGFKSSDSKNSGSEAMDSYCEDNGQDISIKEKMYNSRGEIGNHGSEDVNGNDANLKSKYENVNYHFSSYMNYNSREFLSSNSLELNKMIGDGFLKEMKHYCRLNAPSQKTGNYIEISFEFSRALEELRKEMIVNLMTNKQVGKKKIYSILHIIQNSANDQNSSNNNQIYEEDDFATKANFFRNDNDNPLSAKYNKIMEQYLCHLFMNNPGKNLLDKLYYHNLALGELIKPIRKDYRNLASSSISFNYELYIASSNNIYLLAHMLLLSLAYLSFNDYFVSGIKSFYSLETLILAKSDFTFFMLNEMCNIYYKPKKFFKKDITFIPIELRPRRFTTFIGEKKMTCDLLELVLNAITLINIYELDNTFSNNDILGYENSLSFSVSAIRIFSKVCPRVSSSNMLKCEFEESSLYKKEIKKTDIREKENQKNLKKAFDLLRTFAEIENNSSKSEPNHSYVKLIMEQNKYTEFYKYLLWYDSRQLIKINNSQENKKKDNKIKFIYDEFVKRGERLKKKLVDSDSSYKVKNKALSVFYGLIDRYASFLTKSERIKKLFLNDVSSIRHYLYLNGVHSTSSKSYLESSKKLLIQLEETTNSPLKFIVRGNYIEHLNEIARNENLFYVNLFILSVLSVKDPVSYYYNEKKKMQAVTLSEKFASSTSTLIPHKLRRLVVTLKKGILKKKLLTTLAKIKLLQHIPAYLLEYITSSIRFTTHTIATMQIIQNAKLMSKDKLSQNDKNVFFAKQIFTNGGFPSYADKLISKWNSEGFEEYKRKQIENQKMENSVEKELKDSSNENMDDSMENEDTKKKMEKKELIEQKEREKKEINLFFSENDKWDLYLNKELARTLGLWLDLNSNSPRTNGFVHKLVEDSKFLLESNIEDNIIFSRTVKPTKQTAFRKFFNKIISLGNMLLRKPSFKVEHALWFGAVIDIKKVFILLEKVSELHKLMHDQEGSWLINEAFIEIVDHIVNISTYKHLREPFGVARNPGMMAINPRYATLPHEERLREFQNSMCADQCSSVWKVISSFALQHMKNPDSLKTYEEKFSKNAFGNKISDKDFVHSFKMIIGGDAALHYFDNMLSKSMKKELKAMKYGVSLTSAFSLKLTKIILTQMQLPYLSQMFYVQAPYFGHFIGKWQRERQQSRMKEILSFMTLGALSAYTMLSAMDIAQHANDIGMGPPTSCFATTYPPPKTLCFPLDVSTTIAKSTETAMKSVFSVGLFASIGPYMFVPMAGLAVWNILKSEFKVLQRIDMALKNVFKNLWKKFLSLKGISKLKNIFKRRNIMKKKIIENAEHKMKEMKENPENFEAHKRSIEKIHNSSKGGYHYISYARIQI
- a CDS encoding aminomethyltransferase, putative, with translation MNKCFICKLKNRTLIQIWGNDSFKFLQSLTTNDLNKIITENEFTLNKSFPNNILSNNFDRSRYEINYTNKKYKELIIGLPSLFLLNNGRILFDCFIYNIKYIYEAKLFSLFYIDCNIQILKRLLDILEKRKLSCDVYFKELKNINIYQLLPCISSLNNNNNYDIISSTYIDLLNTFGSKGSFFFSKDERSDLLGYRIYEVINKTREELNGNFDNSKNNIENINDVENTKNDSNLVNEKMNNEINNVFCKFQKQEKLKLKSTFIYDYFKLNLGIIENLYLDYIFFKDSALNNISHNTLNNMNRIENDLKDEKRTKIQKDIFLFKDLSPFDLNYDKLNYLANDKGCYVGQEAINRIRNEIFINKYELSLCINYEYYDLFFNKLNDLSRTICDDFIYNKYLKEFNDKNLLKSSFFLLKNAMKSQENLINYQDQYNVFIQNNNINNDSILNNTIGNVFFYNNIMGLCFLIKKKIQDIKKDIFSSSANIYIKNNVNDKKHRILFIPFKFYNTFINIKRNYNE
- the LRR3 gene encoding leucine-rich repeat protein, encoding MDNKINENKEKTRDENIKKLTVLKISSIIKDGDISNCKELTLRNKNIEECEELYQMKNLDKIDLSQNKIKDLKMIEMNLNLQKIILENNLICNVDFLNNINNLIYLNLSNNKIKIIDSICHLTSLKTLILAYNEIEKVPNLSNLKNLETLILKNNNIKTFIKPTKQMAKLKKISLSFNKIREFCFGSHFCNVQELRLNSNKLLNIEKDIVYMTSLKLLFIQNNFIIEPNFLNYLNELNYLKNIVISDNPFFKKLSIELLNIFVQKSKQLTIINSVIIPHNRKFVNYCFDCSNNNTSCSHILNINTCKSLKIEKKEKNMHINKNNLQIKKKDKGKKKKKKRKE